In Geobacillus kaustophilus, a genomic segment contains:
- a CDS encoding penicillin-binding protein, translating to MEARKHRNTHQGAFILFCLFGFLFSLLFARFVQLEWTGKADGQTLAVIAERQHQQTRTIKAKRGTIFDRNGAILAEDVPSYTVVAILDPKMTTDPDHPHHVVDPKKTAEQLAPLLGMDVEAMERILTKKAKQVEFGAYGRNISFELKRKIEALHLPGIAFIRDTSRFYPNGMFASHVIGYAQKNAANETVGKMGVEKELDRYLREEDGYVSFAGDVKGFRLPGGKERIVKPDNGANVYLTIDGKIQSFLEDAMNSVEKQYKPKKMIAIVADPKTGKILAMATRPSFDPNKRDITNFLNDAISYPYEPGSTMKVFTLAAAINEGVYNGNETYRSGSYKVGPNTIRDHNDVGWGTITFNEGVQRSSNVAFSILVKEKLGEDRFLQYLHRFHFDRKTGIDLPNEAVGQIRYRYPIERITTGFGQGTSVTPIQQIQAATAIANDGKMMKPYVIEKVVDPDSGKVVLDHGPTVVGEPITAETARKVRAILETVVTSEHGTGRPYQINGYRVAGKTGTAQIPSASGGYLTGRENYIFSFLGMAPTDDPKLLMYVAVQQPHLDVTETGAAPVSQIFTTVMKSSLQYLHIEPNGEKRMKAKTSEPQALDSWIGQPAASAAEQLKEKGYVPVVIGRGKYVEQQLPQGGDHVLLGERVVLKTDGAATMPDLRGFSLRDAMKVAGVLGLRPSTKGTGYVVSQSIRPGAEVRKGDYLIVELAPPRQWEKAAAEKEKEAAERKEAEPHE from the coding sequence ATGGAGGCAAGAAAGCATCGCAACACCCATCAGGGAGCGTTCATCCTGTTTTGCCTGTTCGGCTTCCTCTTTTCTCTGTTGTTCGCCCGCTTTGTGCAGCTTGAATGGACCGGCAAAGCGGACGGCCAAACGCTGGCTGTGATCGCGGAGCGGCAGCATCAACAAACGCGGACGATCAAAGCGAAGCGCGGAACGATTTTCGACCGCAACGGCGCCATTTTGGCTGAAGATGTACCGTCGTATACGGTTGTGGCCATTTTGGATCCGAAGATGACCACCGATCCAGATCATCCGCACCATGTGGTCGATCCGAAAAAAACAGCGGAACAACTCGCCCCGCTGCTTGGCATGGACGTCGAGGCGATGGAACGCATTTTGACCAAAAAAGCGAAGCAAGTCGAGTTTGGGGCCTACGGCCGCAACATCAGTTTTGAGCTGAAGCGAAAAATCGAGGCGCTCCATTTGCCAGGCATCGCTTTCATCCGTGACACGAGCCGGTTTTATCCGAACGGCATGTTTGCGTCGCATGTCATCGGCTATGCGCAAAAAAATGCAGCCAACGAAACGGTCGGCAAAATGGGAGTGGAAAAAGAGCTTGACCGGTATTTGCGTGAAGAAGACGGCTATGTGTCGTTTGCCGGCGACGTGAAAGGCTTCCGCCTCCCTGGGGGGAAAGAGCGCATTGTCAAGCCGGACAATGGGGCAAACGTCTATTTGACGATCGACGGAAAGATTCAATCGTTTTTGGAAGATGCGATGAACAGTGTCGAGAAGCAATACAAGCCGAAAAAAATGATCGCCATCGTCGCTGATCCAAAAACAGGGAAAATTTTGGCGATGGCGACGCGTCCGAGCTTCGACCCAAACAAGCGTGATATTACGAACTTTTTAAATGACGCCATTTCCTATCCGTATGAGCCGGGATCGACGATGAAAGTGTTCACGCTCGCGGCGGCCATCAACGAAGGAGTGTATAACGGCAACGAAACGTATCGCTCCGGTTCTTACAAAGTGGGGCCGAATACGATTCGCGACCATAACGATGTTGGGTGGGGGACGATCACGTTTAATGAAGGGGTGCAGCGCTCTTCAAACGTCGCCTTTTCGATTTTAGTGAAAGAAAAGCTTGGCGAAGATCGGTTTTTGCAATATTTGCACCGTTTCCATTTTGACCGGAAAACGGGCATCGATTTGCCGAATGAGGCGGTCGGGCAAATCCGCTATCGCTACCCGATCGAACGAATTACGACCGGATTCGGCCAAGGGACATCGGTGACGCCGATCCAGCAAATCCAAGCGGCGACGGCGATCGCCAACGATGGGAAAATGATGAAGCCGTATGTCATCGAGAAAGTCGTCGACCCAGACAGCGGCAAAGTCGTGCTCGATCATGGGCCGACCGTGGTCGGCGAGCCGATTACGGCGGAAACCGCGCGCAAAGTGCGCGCCATTTTAGAGACGGTCGTCACGTCCGAACACGGCACCGGCCGTCCGTACCAAATCAACGGCTACCGCGTCGCCGGCAAAACGGGGACGGCGCAAATTCCGTCGGCTTCGGGGGGCTATTTGACCGGACGGGAAAACTACATTTTTTCGTTTTTAGGCATGGCGCCGACGGATGATCCGAAGCTTCTCATGTATGTCGCTGTCCAACAGCCGCACCTCGATGTGACCGAAACCGGAGCGGCGCCGGTGTCGCAAATTTTTACGACGGTGATGAAAAGCAGTTTGCAATATTTGCATATTGAACCGAACGGGGAAAAACGAATGAAAGCAAAGACTTCGGAACCGCAGGCGCTTGATTCATGGATCGGCCAGCCGGCGGCTTCGGCAGCAGAGCAGCTGAAGGAAAAGGGATATGTGCCGGTTGTGATCGGCCGCGGCAAATATGTGGAGCAGCAGCTTCCGCAAGGCGGCGATCACGTTCTTTTGGGCGAACGGGTCGTGTTGAAAACGGACGGGGCGGCAACGATGCCGGATTTGCGCGGCTTCTCGCTGCGCGACGCTATGAAAGTGGCCGGCGTTCTCGGCTTGCGGCCGAGCACAAAAGGGACCGGCTATGTCGTCAGCCAAAGCATTCGTCCAGGAGCGGAGGTGCGCAAAGGCGATTATTTAATCGTTGAATTGGCTCCGCCGCGCCAATGGGAGAAAGCGGCGGCGGAGAAGGAGAAAGAGGCGGCCGAGCGGAAAGAAGCCGAGCCGCACGAATGA
- the ftsL gene encoding cell division protein FtsL — protein MNDAAVKVAREQRHPAGPPSPKTRRKQRFRLSLAEKMLFMLFFLFVFYAGVHIVSNQVRIYELNKGVQKLEASIDEQKKENNDLYVEVQRLSAYERILQKAKELGLSLNENHVKVVQE, from the coding sequence GTGAACGATGCAGCAGTCAAAGTTGCGCGTGAACAACGACATCCGGCGGGACCGCCAAGCCCGAAGACGCGGCGGAAGCAGCGCTTTCGCTTGTCGTTGGCTGAAAAGATGCTGTTTATGTTGTTTTTCTTGTTTGTCTTCTATGCGGGGGTTCATATCGTCTCGAACCAAGTGCGCATTTACGAATTGAACAAAGGTGTGCAAAAGCTCGAGGCGTCGATTGACGAGCAGAAAAAGGAGAACAATGACCTATATGTTGAGGTGCAACGGCTGAGCGCGTACGAGCGCATTTTGCAAAAGGCAAAAGAGCTCGGTTTGTCGCTCAACGAAAACCATGTGAAAGTTGTGCAGGAATGA
- the rsmH gene encoding 16S rRNA (cytosine(1402)-N(4))-methyltransferase RsmH, translating to MFQHTTVLLKEAVDGLNIRPDGIYVDCTLGGGGHSEYLLSRLSECGKLFAFDQDEAAIMHARERLARYGPQVQFVHRNFRFLQEELSALGVKSVDGVLFDLGVSSPQLDEPERGFSYQHDAPLDMRMDRKQRLTAAEIVNRWPYEELVRIFFRYGEEKFSKQVARKIEEVRRTRPIETTGELVEVIKEAIPAPARRSGGHPAKRIFQALRIAVNDELEAFREALEQAIELLASGGRVSVITFHSLEDRICKETFKKASESPPLPPGLPVLPDDYRPVLKIITKKPIVPSAEELERNHRARSAKLRIAEKL from the coding sequence CATTTACGTCGATTGTACGCTGGGCGGCGGCGGCCATAGCGAATATTTGCTCTCCCGTTTGTCGGAATGTGGGAAGCTGTTTGCCTTTGACCAAGACGAAGCCGCCATCATGCATGCGCGCGAACGGCTCGCCCGCTACGGCCCGCAAGTGCAGTTTGTGCACCGGAACTTCCGGTTTTTGCAAGAGGAGCTTTCGGCGCTTGGCGTCAAGTCCGTTGACGGCGTCTTGTTTGATTTGGGTGTTTCTTCGCCGCAGCTTGACGAACCCGAGCGCGGCTTCAGCTATCAGCACGATGCGCCGCTTGATATGCGGATGGACCGCAAGCAGCGGCTGACGGCGGCGGAGATTGTCAACCGCTGGCCATACGAGGAGCTCGTCCGCATCTTTTTCCGTTACGGCGAAGAGAAGTTTTCGAAGCAAGTGGCGCGCAAAATCGAGGAAGTGCGCCGCACGAGGCCGATCGAAACGACCGGGGAGCTCGTTGAAGTGATCAAGGAGGCGATTCCCGCCCCGGCGCGCCGCAGCGGCGGACACCCGGCCAAACGCATTTTTCAGGCGCTCCGCATCGCGGTCAACGACGAACTTGAGGCGTTTCGCGAGGCGCTCGAGCAGGCGATTGAACTGCTTGCCTCCGGCGGCCGGGTGAGCGTCATTACGTTTCATTCGCTTGAAGACCGCATTTGCAAAGAAACGTTTAAAAAGGCGAGCGAAAGTCCGCCATTGCCCCCGGGGCTTCCGGTTCTCCCCGACGACTACCGCCCCGTGCTGAAAATCATTACAAAAAAACCGATCGTTCCTTCCGCGGAAGAGCTCGAACGAAATCATCGCGCCCGTTCGGCGAAACTCCGCATTGCCGAAAAACTGTAG